A segment of the Sulfurovum indicum genome:
CTCCGATGATCAGTGCAGCATTGTTCTCCATAAAAGGCAGCAGTACCTCCTGCTGGTTCTTGCTGAGGCGGTGTACTTCATCAATGAAAATAAGAGGTTTTTGCAGGGCATGTTGATATCTCTTGAAGATATTGCGCACTTCTTCAATCTTGAATGAGGTGGCATTCATCTCATAAAAAGGTCTGTCGAGGTGTGTGGCAATGACTCTGGCAAGAGAGGTTTTCCCACAGCCTGGAGGACCGTAAAAGAAAGTGTGTCCCAGCTTCTCCTGCTCAAGGAGTCTGCGAAGCACTCCTGTTTCTCCAAGCAGTTTCTCCTGTCCCACGATATCATTGAGAGTTTTAGGACGGTATTTGAGTGCCAGGTTTGCCATGGTTATGCTTCAGGTGTTTCTTTTTGTTTGGCTCTCTCTTTTTTTTGAGCCTTTTTTCTCTGTTTGAGGAAAGCATGAAGGTCATCATATTCTTTTTTTGTAAAGAAGCGTGTTTTATTGGTAGGGAGATTGTTTAGCTCGATACCGCCGAAGGCTACACGTTTGAGGTCAAGTACCTTGGCATTGAAGTGACCAAAAAAACGTCGAAGTTCACGGTTTTTCCCTTCATTGATGGTCACACGAAGTTTGGTGTAGCTTTTCCCCTCCGAACGTATATCAAAGCTGATAAACGGGGCGAATTCCATACTGTAGATTTTGCTCTTCTCGTGGGCCCCGGCACGCGCATCATCGAGTACCAGCCCCTCCTGCATGGCGCTGACCATCTCCTGGGTAAGGGGTTTGTCTATCTTTATGTTGTATGTACGGTCAAGCTTGCTTTCCATGAGTGCTGTAGCAACTTCAACATTGTCTGTCAGGAGTAAAAGGCCCTCCGAGGCATAGTCGAGCCTTCCTACAGGGATAAAGTGTCTGAATTTTCCCGGAAGCTTATGGTAGATTGTGGCGCGTCCTCTGTCATCTTTTTTTGTGACAAGTACTCCCTTGGGCTTGTTGTAGACAATGACAGTCACCTCATTGCCTTTCTCTTTGACCAACCGTCCTTTCACAAAGATACGGTCTCCGGGCTGTACCTCATATCCGAACTCTTTAATGGGCCGTTTGTTGAGTGTGACCTCTCCGTCTTCTATCAGTTTATCCGCATCACGTCTGGAGTACTTGGTATTGTGTGCAATATATTTGTTCAGTCTCATTTTACTCTCTTATTTGCTTTTGATACCTGCATTGACCAGGTCGTGTATGTGTAATACGCCGATGATCTTTTTCTCTTCTGTGGTGATGGGAAGAAGCTGTATGCGGTCATTTTCTATGATCTCCAGTGCTTCACTGGCAAGGAGTTCTGTATTGTGGTAGCATTTTGGTGCTTTGGTGGCATAGGTGAATGCAGGCTCATCCATACTGAAGCTCTCCTGCATGAGTGCCCGTCTGAGGTCTCCGTCACTCAATAGGGCTGTCAGCTTTTTTTGATCATTAATGATAAGGACATTCCCCAGTTTCCCTTCACTCATCACGACGATCGCCTCTTTCAGAGGTGTCTGTTCATCAATGATGGGAAGATCCTCTGTACGCATCAGGTCTTTGATCTTGATAAAGAGTCTCTTCCCCAGTGAACCGCCCGGATGGAAAGAGGCAAAATCCTCTTTTTCAAAACCGCGTTCTTTCATAAGGGCAACGGCCAAAGCATCTCCCAGGGCCATTGTCAACGTAGTAGAAGCTGTAGGAGCTGTATTGAGAGGGCAGGCCTCTTTCTCAACAGAGATATTCAGCCAGACATCGGCATAGCGTCCCAGAGAAGAGTCTTTGTTCCCCGTCAGTCCGATAAGAGGTATCTCGAAACGTTTGATATGAGGAAGTATTTTGGTAAGTTCTTCACTCTCTCCGCTGCTGCTGATGGCAAGCAGAGTATCCTCTTTGCCTATCATACCAAGGTCACCGTGGAGTGCTTCGGTAGGATGAAGAAAGAAACTGGAGGTTCCTGTAGAGGCAAAGGTTGCCGCTATTTTTGCACCGACAAGTCCTGATTTGCCTACACCGGTAATGATAAGTTTGCCTTTCGTGTTCAAAATGAGTGATACGGCATCCAGAAAATTCTGGTCAAGTCGCTCTGTCATTTTTTCAAGGGCTTCTATTTCAATCTGTAATGTCTCTTTTGCGATTTGAATGAGATCCATGGTTCTACTTTATTGGGATGAAGATTTGTTTATGTGATTATAGCACAAATTTATCCATCGGAGAATGACCATCCGATGGGTTAGAGTATACGAACTATACAATAAATACAGTAGGAACGATGAGCGGGTAACGTTTTTTGGTACGGATAATATGTTTGCGTACGGCATTGCGAATTTCATTTTCTATGAAAGTATGCTCTTTGAGGCCCTCGCCTTTCATGTTGAGCAGCATGGTTTCCAGTAGCACCTCGATCTCTTTGGCAAACTTTTTGTCCTCTTTGTCAGGTACAAGCCCATGTGTATGTACTACCGGTTTCCCAACTATCTTTTGGTTACTCTGTGCAATCTGTGCGACGATGGTCACAATACCGTCTTCAGCCAGTTTCTGCCGGTCAAGGACGACATCATTCTCAATAGTCATGTTGTTCTGGTTGTCAATATAGGTCTTCCCTGTCTTGACCGTTTTGACCTTTTTGAGGTATTTAGGTGTGATCTCGACTTGGTCTCCGTCACTCATCAGCAGAATGTTTCTTTCGTCAACCCCACATGAAACAGCAGTTTGTGCGTGTTTGGCGATATGGTTGTACTCACCATGGACCGGAAGAAAGAATTTGGGCTGAACCAGTCTGAGGATAAGTTTCTGCTCCTCTTGTGCTGCGTGACCCGAAACGTGGATATCACTGAACTCTTTATAGCGTACAGTCACACCTGCCTTAATGAGCAGGTTCATCAGTTTGGAGACAGAGGCTTCATTTCCCGGGATCGCTGATGCAGAGATGATGACTGTATCGGATGGTTTGAGCTTAATGTGTCTGTGCTCATCCGTTGCCATACGGTTGAGTGCAGCCATGGTCTCTCCCTGAGAACCGGTAGTGACGATGAGGATCTCATGGTCTGCATATTTCGGGACTTCATGCACTTCGATGAAATGTCTGTCCTCGATGTCTACAAAACCGAGTGCTCTGTTGGTTTCTACATTTCTTTCCATGGAACGGCCGATAACACAGATCTTTCTACCATGTTTGACACCACGCTGCATTGCCTGGAAGATACGGTGTACATTGGAGGAGAAGGTAGACATGATGACCCGTCCTTTTGCCATTTCAAAGAGAGAGTCAAAAGTTTTTCCTACGACGGTTTCACTTTTGGTAAATCCCGGGTTGTGGGAATTGGTGGAATCAGA
Coding sequences within it:
- a CDS encoding pseudouridine synthase, whose product is MRLNKYIAHNTKYSRRDADKLIEDGEVTLNKRPIKEFGYEVQPGDRIFVKGRLVKEKGNEVTVIVYNKPKGVLVTKKDDRGRATIYHKLPGKFRHFIPVGRLDYASEGLLLLTDNVEVATALMESKLDRTYNIKIDKPLTQEMVSAMQEGLVLDDARAGAHEKSKIYSMEFAPFISFDIRSEGKSYTKLRVTINEGKNRELRRFFGHFNAKVLDLKRVAFGGIELNNLPTNKTRFFTKKEYDDLHAFLKQRKKAQKKERAKQKETPEA
- a CDS encoding KpsF/GutQ family sugar-phosphate isomerase; translated protein: MDLIQIAKETLQIEIEALEKMTERLDQNFLDAVSLILNTKGKLIITGVGKSGLVGAKIAATFASTGTSSFFLHPTEALHGDLGMIGKEDTLLAISSSGESEELTKILPHIKRFEIPLIGLTGNKDSSLGRYADVWLNISVEKEACPLNTAPTASTTLTMALGDALAVALMKERGFEKEDFASFHPGGSLGKRLFIKIKDLMRTEDLPIIDEQTPLKEAIVVMSEGKLGNVLIINDQKKLTALLSDGDLRRALMQESFSMDEPAFTYATKAPKCYHNTELLASEALEIIENDRIQLLPITTEEKKIIGVLHIHDLVNAGIKSK
- a CDS encoding RNase J family beta-CASP ribonuclease gives rise to the protein MENNNQNSENSQNQGQKTPQEGNKPQRNRRPNPHRQNQNNANQNRSGEGESRNNPNRKANPNRKPNPNRQSGSNPKQRSETQGGHNPNRKPNPNRKPNQNRQGGSNTNQSKSGGGNKNRNKRKNVTTVNDIMRASIEENKRIQEARMRPWKQIDLNSKGKVRFTPLGGLGEIGGNMAVLETETTAIVIDVGMSFPDETMHGVDILVPDFSYLHTIKEKIKAIVITHGHEDHIGAMPYLFKELKFPVYGTPLALAMIENKFNEHGLKADAKYFNFITKRKQYTIGDMKIEWIHNTHSIIDACSLAIETPAGILMHTADFKIDHTPVDGYTMDLRRYAYYGEKGVLCLFSDSTNSHNPGFTKSETVVGKTFDSLFEMAKGRVIMSTFSSNVHRIFQAMQRGVKHGRKICVIGRSMERNVETNRALGFVDIEDRHFIEVHEVPKYADHEILIVTTGSQGETMAALNRMATDEHRHIKLKPSDTVIISASAIPGNEASVSKLMNLLIKAGVTVRYKEFSDIHVSGHAAQEEQKLILRLVQPKFFLPVHGEYNHIAKHAQTAVSCGVDERNILLMSDGDQVEITPKYLKKVKTVKTGKTYIDNQNNMTIENDVVLDRQKLAEDGIVTIVAQIAQSNQKIVGKPVVHTHGLVPDKEDKKFAKEIEVLLETMLLNMKGEGLKEHTFIENEIRNAVRKHIIRTKKRYPLIVPTVFIV